GAACCCGACCGTGCTCCACGTGACGACGGCGGGCGTGATGACCGAGCGCATTCTCGAGTACGTCAAAGCGATTGGTTCGAAGCAACTACATCTCAAACTTTCGATTGACGCGGTTGGCGCGCGGCACGACGAGATTCGCGGCTATCGCGGCTTGTACGACAAAGCGATGCGAACTCTGCGCGGCTTGGTTGAATTGCGCGACCAGTCCGGATTCTATGTCGGCGTCAATCAAACGATCACCGACAAAAACTGGGATCACATCGAACCGCTGCGCGACGAAATGGCGAAACTCGGCGTGAGCGTGCATTATGCAATCGCAACCGATCATTACACACTCTATCGCATGAACACGGACAAGGAAAAAGATGTGCCCGATATGAAATCGGTCTCGATGTCCGATTTCACGTCGGAGCAACTCAATTACATTTTCGATCAACTCGATCGGCGCGATGGCATCCACGATATTCCGGAATATCTGGTGCAAAAGTATTATGTGCGCGGCTTGAAGAACCGCTTGCTGTTCAATCGCGAAGACCCCAAGCCACCGTGCATCGAATTACACAATCACATGCGCTTGATGCCGAACGGCGATGTGATGACGTGCGTGTACTATCCAACCGTCGTCGGCAACTTGCGCCAGCAATCGCTCCAAGAATTGTGGTATAACGAAAAGACGAAACAACAGCGCGAGGTCGTTCGCAAATGTCCGGGATGCTGGGCAGGATGCGAAGCGAAACCGAACGCGATTTACACCGGCGATATTGCGAAAGCGTTTTGGATGGGCGGCGCGGTTGAACCTGGGAAGAAAGACCTAGTCGTAACGGCGAAAGCGTGAGAGGTAAATGATGGAGCAAATCGAATTACGTGTGCCGAAGGCAATCGAATCGCTGACTAGCGACGAACGCGAACGTTTGATGCGAACCGCGCTAAGGATTGCCGCCAAGCAACGCGCACGCGAACTCACCAAAGAAAGCCGTGAGGCGCTCGCGCGCATCCATCGCTATGAACGCAAGTACGGCGTTGCGCTTGCCGAGTTCGAACGAAAAAAACTGCGTGCACTGAATACGGTACAGGCGCATGAAGATTACAATGACTGGTTTTTCTGGACTCAAGTCTTAGCGCGTGCCAAGCATGTCTCTCACGCGCTGAAAGAAATGGCAAGCCTTCCGTGAATGACGCATTGCTCATACACTATCGCCAACTCATTACGCGCGTCGAATCTTCCGATCAATTTATCCGCGAGGGACTGGGACAGTATAAAGCGAAATTTCTGCTTGCGGACGGAAGTAATTTGCGAGTTTCGCAAGTCTGGATTGACGGTGCGTTGATAAAATACAGCTATTATTGGCTGGACGAGTCAGACAATTTGATTGCGGGCTGGGACAATGCGCCACACCACCCAGAAATCAAAACGCATCCACATCACCTTCACACCGCGGATGATGTAAGCGATTCATCAGTTCGCGCTTTGGAAGATGTGCTCACGCTTCTTTCCAAAAGAATTTTAAAATAAGCGGCGAGTATATCGCCAATTCTGCATCTGGTTTATTTTGGCATGAGCGACATGACCATCTCCGCCCTCTCTCCCCTCGATGGACGCTATGCGCGCGAGACTGAATCTCTGCGCGACCATTTCTCCGAATTCGCACTGATCCGCGAACGCGCACGCGTTGAAGTGGACTACCTCATCGCACTCTCGCGCGATGCACATCTCGTTCGTCCGCTCGCCGAACCCGAAATCGCTCATCTCCAATCTCTAATTTCCAATTTCGATATTTCCGACGCACAACGCGTCAAAGAGATCGAGGCACGCACGCGGCACGATGTCAAAGCCATCGAGTACTGGCTGCGCGAAAAACTCGGCGCGACCTCGCTCGCCGATGTGATCGAGTGGCTCCACTTTGGCTTGACCTCCGAGGATGTGAACCTCATCGCGCAAGCGATTGCGTTGCGCGATTCACGCGATACGATCATCCTGCCCGCGCTCGACCGCATCATGGCGCAGATTGCCGCGCGCGCGCGCGAACACAAAGCCACGCCGATGCTCGCACGCACGCACGGTCAGCCCGCCGTGCCGACGACGCTCGGCAAAGAATTCGCCGTGTTCCTCGCGCGCTTGAAAACACAACGCGCGATGCTTGCCGCGCATCGCTATGAAGCAAAACTGACCGGCGCGGTCGGAAATTTCAACGCGCTCGTCGCTGCCGCGCCACAAGTAGACTGGCTCGCGTTCAGCGACGCGTTCATTCGCACGCGCGGACTCGAACCGAATCTCGTTACGACGCAACTTGTACCGTACGACAATTGGATTCGCTTTTTCGACGCGGTGCGTTTGACCAACTCGATCTTGATTGATTTCGCGCAAGACGTGTGGCGGTACATCAGCGACGACATTTTCAAACTGCGTGTCGTCGCCGGCGAAGTCGGCTCGTCCACGATGCCGCAAAAAGTGAATCCGATTGATTTCGAGAACGCGGAAGGCAACCTGGGAATCGCGAATTCACTCCTCGCGCATTACGCGGACAAATTATCGCGCTCGCGTCTGCAACGCGATTTGTCTGATTCGACGGTGCGGCGCACGTTCGGCGTCGCGCTCGGTCACACGCTCATCGCGTACACCAGTTTAGCGCGTGGTTTGACGCGCATCGCCGCGAATGAAGAGAAGATTCGCGCCGAGTTGGAATCGCATTGGGAGATCATTGCCGAAGGCGCGCAAACGATCCTACGCGCGGCGGGCGTAGCGGATGCCTACGAGAAACTCAAATCGCTCACGCGCGGTGCGTGTTTCTCGCGCGACGATTTCGAATCCTGGGTTGCGTCGCTCGATGTAAACGAATCGGTCAAGGCGCAGTTGCGCGAATTGTCGCCGTTCTCGTACGTCGGATTGGCTGAAGCAATCGTCGAACGCGTTCTGAATACAGAATACTAACCACTGAATACTGAATATTGGAGGCACCATGTCTGTCACGGTCGTGCTCGGCGCGCAATGGGGCGATGAAGGCAAAGGCAAAGCGATTGATTATCTCGCGCGTGATTTCGATTTTGTCGCGCGCTACAACGGCGGCAACAACGCGGGACACACCGTCGTCAATCCGTTCGGCACGTTCAAGATTCATCTGATTCCATCCGGCATTTTTTATCCGCACGTCAAGTGTCTCGTCGGCGGCGGTGTCGTGATTGATCCCGCGGTACTCATCGAAGAACTGAACACGTTGCGCGACGCGAACATTCGCGTGGAAAAACGATTGTTTATTTCGCCGCGCGCACATTTGATCATGCCGTATCACAGAGTCCTCGATGGATTGTACGAAGATGCGAAAGGCGCGGGCGCGACGGGGACAACTCGACGCGGCATCGGTCCCGCGTTTGCGGACAAGGTAAGTTACAACGGTCTGCGCTGGAGCGATGTCGCGGACGAAAAACTGTTCGCGGAAAAATTGCGCGTGCAACTCGCGTTGAAAAACAAAATCATTGTCGCATTTGGCGGCGCGCCACTCGACTTTGAAAAAATCTTCGCCGATTATCGCGGATACTTTGCCGCGCTCAAGCCCTATATCG
This is a stretch of genomic DNA from Chloroflexota bacterium. It encodes these proteins:
- a CDS encoding radical SAM protein, which produces MALGTYVNIAKAVVNNKIGRVELPNMATFIVTWRCNLRCFMCDVWKKTDHDDMTVDQIRHVFKQIPHLDSLRITGGEPFLRRDLTEITRAILEETNPTVLHVTTAGVMTERILEYVKAIGSKQLHLKLSIDAVGARHDEIRGYRGLYDKAMRTLRGLVELRDQSGFYVGVNQTITDKNWDHIEPLRDEMAKLGVSVHYAIATDHYTLYRMNTDKEKDVPDMKSVSMSDFTSEQLNYIFDQLDRRDGIHDIPEYLVQKYYVRGLKNRLLFNREDPKPPCIELHNHMRLMPNGDVMTCVYYPTVVGNLRQQSLQELWYNEKTKQQREVVRKCPGCWAGCEAKPNAIYTGDIAKAFWMGGAVEPGKKDLVVTAKA
- the purB gene encoding adenylosuccinate lyase, with the translated sequence MTISALSPLDGRYARETESLRDHFSEFALIRERARVEVDYLIALSRDAHLVRPLAEPEIAHLQSLISNFDISDAQRVKEIEARTRHDVKAIEYWLREKLGATSLADVIEWLHFGLTSEDVNLIAQAIALRDSRDTIILPALDRIMAQIAARAREHKATPMLARTHGQPAVPTTLGKEFAVFLARLKTQRAMLAAHRYEAKLTGAVGNFNALVAAAPQVDWLAFSDAFIRTRGLEPNLVTTQLVPYDNWIRFFDAVRLTNSILIDFAQDVWRYISDDIFKLRVVAGEVGSSTMPQKVNPIDFENAEGNLGIANSLLAHYADKLSRSRLQRDLSDSTVRRTFGVALGHTLIAYTSLARGLTRIAANEEKIRAELESHWEIIAEGAQTILRAAGVADAYEKLKSLTRGACFSRDDFESWVASLDVNESVKAQLRELSPFSYVGLAEAIVERVLNTEY